One stretch of Saccharomonospora xinjiangensis XJ-54 DNA includes these proteins:
- a CDS encoding DUF3046 domain-containing protein codes for MRITVFRQLMAEEFGPTRAETLASDHVLSGLGGRTVEAALSDGVPAKEIWREVCAEFDVPAERR; via the coding sequence ATGCGAATCACGGTGTTCCGGCAGCTCATGGCGGAGGAGTTCGGCCCGACGCGCGCGGAGACGCTCGCCTCCGACCACGTCCTGTCCGGCCTCGGCGGGCGGACCGTCGAGGCGGCCCTTTCCGACGGCGTTCCGGCCAAGGAGATCTGGCGCGAGGTGTGTGCGGAGTTCGACGTCCCGGCCGAACGGCGCTGA
- a CDS encoding Hsp70 family protein: MGILSVDLGTSNTVAVLSAHGRQPRVIDVDGSATMPSAVFAEEQGGLVVGRDAERRARLDPTRFEPNPKRRVDEQTLLLGTDVVPVNEALAAVLRRVLDETVRQLGGEPPEEVRLTHPAQWGPVRRNVLLSAARLAGMGNSITLVAEPVAAAAHFASFPGKGLAPGQTLAVYDLGAGTFDVAVLGATRDGFTVLAEDGLPDLGGLDVDQALLVHVGREVSHSDPQRWQRLLRPESTADRRARRALQEDVKAAKEALSRLPQTEVPMPEPFSDVLVTRAELEALVRPAMLRSVELLARTVRSAGLSPDRLAGIYLVGGSSRLPLVGSLLAEKLGVVPTSLDQPETAVAFGAHHVGAEGLTMRTQQVDGDVVGAQAAAAAGGPAPAATGNPAGPYSPPGGMAPPLPSTPPFHQPHPQHATAAAFSAGTGQPSQGVTGAQPANFPAVPNHGGDKSGRTRWIVAAAVAAVAVLGGVAAFVFWSSSSAATYTAEECTQPGAPDEQGFTGCLRQLAGTVPQGNDCLPGTGTGPAAAPNEEELGVTVTCSAPGLPGAQITYLHSASTDAIEQYTDGLLTRTGGGDQVQAAWEGNGLVGRYSASAGRNSSVVVFTVDDRPLAGFVYQVNVTGEGEATSPDKMADYFERTVQPGQ; encoded by the coding sequence GTGGGGATTCTGTCCGTCGATCTCGGCACATCGAACACCGTGGCCGTACTCTCCGCACACGGTAGGCAGCCAAGGGTCATCGACGTGGACGGATCGGCCACGATGCCGTCGGCGGTGTTCGCCGAGGAGCAGGGTGGCCTCGTGGTCGGAAGGGACGCCGAGCGCAGGGCCAGGCTCGATCCCACCCGGTTCGAACCGAACCCCAAGCGCAGGGTTGACGAGCAGACCCTCCTGCTGGGCACCGACGTGGTTCCCGTCAACGAGGCACTGGCCGCCGTACTCCGCCGTGTCCTCGACGAGACGGTGCGGCAACTCGGCGGCGAGCCTCCCGAGGAGGTCCGGCTCACTCACCCAGCCCAGTGGGGGCCGGTGCGCCGCAACGTGCTGCTCTCCGCGGCCCGGCTCGCCGGGATGGGTAACTCGATCACCCTGGTCGCCGAGCCCGTCGCCGCGGCGGCCCACTTCGCGTCGTTCCCTGGAAAGGGACTGGCGCCGGGGCAGACCCTCGCCGTCTACGACCTCGGCGCGGGCACGTTCGACGTGGCGGTACTCGGGGCCACCCGTGACGGCTTCACGGTCCTCGCGGAGGACGGACTGCCCGACCTTGGTGGGCTGGACGTCGATCAGGCGCTGCTCGTGCATGTCGGACGCGAGGTCTCCCACAGCGACCCGCAGCGGTGGCAGCGTCTTCTCCGGCCGGAATCCACCGCGGACCGCAGGGCTCGCAGGGCACTCCAGGAAGACGTGAAAGCAGCCAAGGAGGCGCTGTCCCGGCTCCCGCAGACCGAGGTGCCCATGCCAGAGCCGTTCTCGGACGTACTGGTGACGAGAGCCGAGCTGGAGGCACTGGTGCGGCCCGCGATGCTGCGCAGTGTCGAACTGCTCGCGCGCACGGTGCGTTCCGCCGGGCTGTCGCCCGACCGGCTCGCCGGGATCTACCTCGTGGGTGGGTCGAGCAGATTGCCGCTCGTGGGCAGCCTGCTCGCCGAGAAACTCGGCGTCGTGCCCACCAGCCTCGACCAGCCGGAGACGGCGGTCGCGTTCGGTGCCCACCACGTCGGAGCCGAGGGTCTCACCATGCGCACCCAGCAGGTGGACGGCGACGTTGTCGGCGCGCAGGCGGCCGCGGCGGCAGGTGGCCCGGCGCCGGCCGCGACGGGCAATCCAGCCGGGCCCTACTCGCCTCCAGGGGGGATGGCACCGCCGCTGCCGTCCACGCCGCCGTTCCACCAACCCCACCCTCAGCACGCCACGGCCGCGGCCTTCTCAGCGGGAACGGGTCAGCCGTCGCAGGGCGTCACCGGAGCGCAGCCCGCCAACTTCCCTGCTGTGCCGAACCACGGCGGCGACAAGAGCGGACGTACCCGGTGGATCGTCGCCGCGGCCGTCGCCGCCGTGGCGGTGCTCGGTGGTGTGGCGGCGTTCGTGTTCTGGTCTTCGTCCTCGGCCGCCACGTACACCGCCGAGGAATGCACGCAGCCCGGAGCCCCCGACGAGCAAGGCTTCACCGGGTGCCTCCGCCAGCTCGCGGGCACGGTTCCGCAGGGCAACGACTGCCTCCCCGGCACGGGAACGGGGCCTGCGGCCGCGCCCAACGAGGAGGAGCTTGGCGTGACGGTCACCTGCTCGGCCCCCGGTCTTCCCGGCGCGCAGATCACCTACCTCCACTCCGCCTCCACCGACGCCATCGAGCAGTACACCGACGGACTGCTCACCCGCACCGGCGGCGGCGACCAGGTACAGGCCGCGTGGGAGGGCAACGGCCTCGTCGGCCGTTACTCGGCCTCGGCAGGACGCAATTCGTCCGTGGTGGTGTTCACGGTGGACGATCGCCCGCTCGCCGGATTCGTCTACCAGGTCAACGTCACGGGCGAGGGCGAGGCGACCTCACCGGACAAGATGGCGGACTACTTCGAACGAACGGTGCAACCGGGCCAGTGA
- a CDS encoding ATP-dependent helicase — MLEIFSPATRNWFAGAFAEPTAAQEGAWRAAQRGEHALVVAPTGSGKTLAAFLWALDRLATTGAPEEARRTRRCRVLYVSPLKALAVDVQRNLRAPLAGISQASRRLGMEPPDITVGTRTGDTTPAERRAFTRTPPDILVTTPESLFLLLTSSARESLRGVETVIIDEVHAVAGSKRGAHLALSLERLDDLLDRPAQRIGLSATVRPVDEVSAFLTGGRPARVVQPALSKTIEVRVEVPVEDMGELDARPTRAEPAPLPSESDPDDDLAVPERPRRPSIWPAVEERVLDLVRAHRSTIVFANSRRLAERLTARLNELAAEREEVAAEGSGHDFPAEAVGQSGITRPQGSAAPVVAKAHHGSMSREQRSSVEEGLKSGTLPCVVATSSLELGIDMGAVDLVVQIEAPPTVASGLQRVGRAGHHVGAVSTGVMFPKFRGDLVSCAVVAERMAEGAIEAVRYPRNPLDVLAQHVVAMVAVEPRTVDDVAATVRRAAPFAALPDDALHAVLDMLAGRYPSEEFGELRARITWDRVTGVLRGRPGAQRLAVTSGGTIPDRGLFTVVTPGDGERPGSRVGELDEEMVYESRVGDTILLGTSSWRITDITHDRVVVIPAPGEAARMPFWRGDAQGRPLELGRALGRFVRFLSTSDRDKALRRAKEAGLDEWAAANLVAYIDEQREATRHVPSDRTVLLEQFRDELGDWRVVVHSPFGAQVNAPWALAVAARLRDNRGVDAQVAHSDDGIVLRLPDALDDEGREVVIGAEDVLLDPDEVESLITTEVSGSALFAARFRECAARSLLLPRRDPRRRTPLWQQRQRASQLLGVAAKYERFPVVLEAMRECLQDVYDVGGLRELMGDIAARSVRVVEVETPSASPFARSLLFGYVGMFLYETDAPLAERRAAALSLDSALLAELLGTEAIRELLDADVVAEVERSLQRLEPDRHARSPEDTADLLSFLGDLTKEEARARGVLPEWLDQLVAERRAIVVRIAGQERHLAVEDAGRVRDALGAALPVGVPEVFTEPVADPLGDLLRRYARIRGPFAAQEAAARFGLGLAVVTGVLDRLTVEGALVRGELRPRGHEAGTEYCDAAVLRRLRRASLARLRAEVEPVERAALGRFLPSWHGIGARRGSQWTPNADDVLSVVEQLAGAPLPASALESLVLPSRLPGYQPALLDELMVAGEVSWCGCGALAGGDGWIALAPTDVAEALLPDVEDTSTHGPLHAAIGSALEGGGLFFRQVVERVSLVLDEPVTDAGVAAALWDLVWAGIVSGDTLAPLRAQVAGKGAAHKPRRSAPRGRYARLRAARPAMPSRTGPPSVAGRWGLVPGREPDPTRRAHARTESFLERHGVLTRGALDTERVSGGFSGIYRVLRGMEDSGQVVRGYVVEGLGAAQFAARGAVDRLRAVSEAGGWVARQRAVVLAAADPAQPYGAALPWPAAVGDTKHRPARKAGALTVLVDGVPALYVERGGRSLLSFTDDAITLRAAAGALSDAVRDGWLGQLQVQRADGEQVLTSEMAAVLREAGFRATPKGLRLRA; from the coding sequence GTGCTGGAGATCTTCTCCCCTGCCACAAGGAACTGGTTCGCGGGGGCCTTCGCCGAACCAACGGCGGCACAGGAGGGGGCGTGGCGAGCCGCGCAGCGGGGCGAGCACGCGCTCGTCGTCGCGCCGACCGGTTCCGGCAAGACGCTGGCCGCGTTCCTGTGGGCGCTCGACAGGCTGGCCACGACCGGCGCTCCGGAGGAGGCACGGCGCACCCGTCGCTGCCGGGTTCTGTACGTCTCCCCGCTCAAGGCGCTCGCCGTGGACGTCCAGCGCAACCTGCGGGCTCCGCTCGCCGGGATCTCGCAGGCGTCCCGCAGGCTGGGGATGGAACCTCCGGACATCACCGTGGGCACACGGACCGGCGACACCACACCGGCCGAACGCAGGGCGTTCACGCGGACCCCGCCCGACATTCTCGTGACCACGCCCGAGTCGCTGTTCCTGCTGCTGACGTCGTCGGCGCGGGAATCGCTGCGCGGAGTCGAGACTGTGATCATCGACGAGGTCCACGCCGTCGCGGGCAGCAAGCGCGGCGCGCACCTCGCGCTGTCGCTCGAACGGCTCGACGATCTGCTCGACCGGCCGGCACAGCGCATCGGCTTGTCCGCCACGGTGCGGCCGGTGGACGAGGTGAGCGCGTTCCTCACCGGTGGCAGGCCGGCTCGTGTCGTTCAACCGGCGTTGAGCAAGACGATCGAGGTCAGGGTCGAGGTCCCCGTCGAGGACATGGGTGAGCTGGACGCCCGTCCCACGAGGGCGGAACCCGCGCCGCTGCCGAGTGAATCGGACCCCGACGACGACCTCGCCGTGCCCGAGCGGCCTCGTCGCCCTTCCATCTGGCCTGCCGTCGAGGAACGGGTTCTCGATCTCGTCCGTGCACATCGCTCCACGATCGTGTTCGCCAACTCGCGCCGCCTCGCCGAGCGACTCACCGCCCGCCTCAACGAGCTGGCCGCGGAACGGGAGGAGGTCGCCGCGGAGGGAAGCGGACACGACTTCCCCGCCGAGGCCGTCGGCCAGTCCGGGATCACCCGGCCGCAGGGAAGCGCGGCACCCGTGGTCGCGAAGGCGCATCACGGCTCGATGTCGCGGGAACAGCGGAGCAGCGTCGAGGAGGGCCTGAAGTCGGGCACGCTGCCGTGTGTGGTGGCGACCTCGTCACTGGAGCTGGGCATCGACATGGGTGCGGTGGATCTCGTGGTGCAGATCGAGGCGCCGCCCACGGTGGCTTCGGGGTTGCAGCGTGTCGGGCGTGCGGGCCACCACGTGGGAGCGGTGTCCACGGGGGTGATGTTCCCGAAGTTCCGTGGCGATCTCGTCTCGTGTGCCGTGGTGGCCGAGCGCATGGCCGAGGGCGCCATCGAGGCCGTTCGCTATCCCCGCAATCCGCTGGACGTGCTGGCGCAGCACGTGGTCGCCATGGTGGCCGTCGAGCCGCGCACCGTGGACGACGTCGCGGCCACCGTGCGCAGGGCCGCGCCGTTCGCCGCTCTGCCGGACGACGCCCTGCACGCCGTGCTGGACATGCTCGCGGGCCGGTACCCGAGCGAGGAGTTCGGCGAGCTGCGCGCGCGGATCACGTGGGACCGCGTCACGGGTGTGCTGAGGGGGCGGCCCGGCGCGCAGCGTCTGGCCGTCACCTCGGGCGGCACGATCCCCGACCGGGGGTTGTTCACGGTGGTCACCCCCGGCGACGGCGAGCGGCCGGGGTCGCGCGTCGGCGAACTCGACGAGGAGATGGTGTACGAGTCGCGCGTCGGCGACACGATCCTGCTCGGCACGTCGTCGTGGCGGATCACCGACATCACCCACGACCGCGTCGTGGTGATCCCCGCGCCGGGAGAGGCCGCGCGGATGCCGTTCTGGCGGGGTGACGCGCAGGGCAGGCCGCTCGAACTGGGCAGGGCACTCGGACGGTTCGTGCGATTTCTGTCCACATCGGACCGCGACAAGGCGCTGCGGCGCGCGAAGGAGGCCGGGCTCGACGAATGGGCGGCGGCGAACTTGGTGGCCTACATCGACGAACAGCGTGAGGCGACCCGGCACGTGCCGAGCGACCGGACGGTGTTGCTGGAACAGTTTCGCGACGAACTGGGCGACTGGCGCGTCGTCGTCCACTCCCCGTTCGGCGCGCAGGTGAACGCGCCGTGGGCACTCGCGGTGGCGGCGCGCCTCCGCGACAACCGTGGGGTTGACGCTCAGGTGGCCCACTCCGATGACGGCATCGTGCTGCGCCTGCCGGACGCGCTCGACGACGAAGGCAGGGAGGTGGTGATCGGCGCCGAGGACGTGCTACTCGATCCCGACGAGGTGGAATCGCTCATCACCACGGAGGTGAGCGGGTCGGCGTTGTTCGCGGCCCGGTTCCGCGAGTGCGCGGCCCGATCCCTGCTGCTGCCCCGGCGAGACCCGCGCAGGCGCACCCCGCTGTGGCAGCAACGGCAACGTGCGTCGCAACTGCTCGGTGTCGCCGCCAAGTACGAACGCTTCCCCGTGGTGCTGGAAGCCATGCGCGAGTGCCTCCAGGACGTCTACGACGTCGGCGGTCTGCGGGAGCTGATGGGCGACATCGCGGCGCGTTCGGTACGTGTCGTCGAGGTCGAGACCCCGTCGGCCTCGCCCTTCGCCCGCAGCCTGCTGTTCGGCTACGTCGGCATGTTCCTCTACGAGACCGACGCGCCACTGGCCGAACGGCGTGCGGCGGCGCTGTCGCTCGACTCGGCGTTGCTGGCCGAGCTGCTCGGCACCGAGGCGATCCGCGAGCTGCTGGACGCCGATGTCGTCGCCGAGGTGGAACGGTCGCTGCAACGGCTGGAGCCCGACCGGCACGCCCGGTCTCCCGAGGACACCGCCGATCTACTGAGTTTCCTCGGTGATCTCACAAAGGAGGAGGCACGGGCCCGGGGAGTCCTTCCAGAATGGCTCGACCAGCTCGTGGCGGAGCGGCGGGCGATCGTGGTGCGCATCGCGGGGCAGGAACGCCACCTGGCCGTCGAGGACGCGGGCCGGGTACGGGATGCGCTCGGTGCTGCTCTTCCGGTGGGGGTGCCCGAGGTCTTCACCGAACCCGTGGCTGACCCGCTCGGCGACCTGCTGCGGCGCTACGCGCGGATCAGGGGGCCGTTCGCGGCGCAGGAAGCCGCGGCCCGGTTCGGGCTCGGTCTCGCCGTGGTGACCGGTGTGCTCGACCGGCTGACCGTCGAGGGTGCGCTGGTGCGCGGTGAGCTACGCCCTCGGGGACACGAGGCCGGCACGGAGTACTGCGACGCCGCCGTGTTGCGCCGCCTCCGGCGTGCGTCGCTCGCCCGGCTCCGCGCGGAGGTCGAACCCGTCGAACGCGCGGCTCTGGGACGTTTCCTGCCGAGCTGGCACGGCATCGGTGCCCGGCGCGGCAGCCAGTGGACACCCAACGCCGACGACGTGCTGTCGGTGGTCGAACAGCTCGCGGGCGCGCCACTGCCGGCGAGCGCGCTGGAATCCCTGGTGCTGCCGAGCCGCCTGCCCGGTTACCAGCCCGCGCTGCTCGACGAGTTGATGGTGGCAGGCGAGGTGTCCTGGTGCGGCTGCGGGGCACTGGCGGGTGGCGACGGCTGGATCGCGCTCGCGCCCACGGATGTGGCCGAGGCACTGCTGCCGGACGTGGAGGACACCTCGACGCACGGGCCCCTGCACGCCGCCATCGGATCGGCGCTGGAGGGCGGCGGGCTGTTCTTCCGCCAGGTCGTCGAGCGCGTGAGCCTCGTACTGGACGAGCCGGTCACCGATGCCGGTGTGGCCGCCGCACTGTGGGATCTCGTGTGGGCGGGGATCGTCTCCGGTGACACGCTGGCACCGCTGCGTGCGCAGGTCGCGGGTAAGGGCGCGGCGCACAAACCGCGCAGGTCGGCGCCCCGGGGTCGCTACGCCCGACTGAGAGCGGCGCGGCCTGCCATGCCGAGCCGTACCGGCCCGCCCTCGGTCGCGGGGCGATGGGGTCTGGTTCCGGGTCGCGAGCCCGACCCGACCCGTCGCGCCCACGCGCGCACCGAGTCCTTCCTCGAACGGCACGGGGTGCTCACGCGTGGTGCGCTGGACACGGAACGCGTCAGTGGTGGGTTTTCCGGCATCTACCGCGTACTTCGGGGCATGGAGGACTCGGGACAGGTGGTGCGCGGCTACGTCGTGGAAGGGCTCGGCGCGGCGCAGTTCGCCGCGCGCGGGGCGGTCGATCGCCTGCGCGCGGTATCGGAGGCAGGCGGCTGGGTGGCGCGGCAACGGGCCGTCGTGCTCGCCGCGGCCGACCCCGCTCAGCCGTATGGTGCCGCGCTCCCGTGGCCCGCTGCGGTGGGCGATACGAAACACCGGCCCGCTCGCAAGGCCGGAGCGCTGACGGTGCTCGTCGATGGTGTTCCCGCCCTGTACGTGGAACGGGGAGGCCGGTCACTGCTGTCGTTCACCGACGACGCGATCACCCTGCGTGCGGCGGCGGGAGCGTTGTCGGATGCCGTTCGCGACGGCTGGCTGGGGCAGCTTCAAGTGCAGCGAGCCGACGGGGAACAGGTGCTGACCTCGGAAATGGCGGCCGTGCTCAGGGAGGCCGGTTTCCGCGCGACTCCGAAGGGCCTGCGGCTGAGGGCGTGA